One Tolypothrix bouteillei VB521301 DNA window includes the following coding sequences:
- a CDS encoding HEAT repeat domain-containing protein, producing MSHSNIESLLEDCLSGDPSRQTPAILKLQDLKAYEAVPILVELLSSYESNIRGLAVQTLGWLGDEEIQTVGPALMKMLADSEELVRSEAVDALATLDYKQAIEAIKSLLRSDSNWIVRASAAEALGDLAEVGDSEVLAELELALNDPIEPVRAYSACAIGLLGTQEILPKLDVYFLSEESLDTKAEILAARYRLGVRNDLTELLKLLEGADDHLVCVILNILGDLVQRKVPVTLADDALQIRQILTGIAQSFPIHQGHAEKVIARLEAVELQLQLE from the coding sequence ATGAGCCACTCTAATATAGAGTCTTTGCTGGAAGATTGTCTTTCAGGCGATCCTTCCAGACAAACACCAGCGATCTTGAAGCTACAAGATTTGAAAGCTTATGAAGCTGTTCCAATCTTAGTAGAATTGCTCAGTTCCTATGAAAGCAATATTAGAGGACTTGCGGTGCAGACACTAGGATGGCTTGGGGATGAAGAAATTCAGACAGTTGGTCCTGCGCTGATGAAAATGTTAGCCGATTCAGAAGAGCTTGTTAGGTCTGAAGCAGTGGATGCACTCGCCACGCTAGACTACAAACAAGCGATTGAAGCAATCAAGTCTCTCCTACGCAGTGACTCTAATTGGATTGTAAGAGCTTCAGCAGCAGAAGCATTAGGTGATTTGGCTGAAGTAGGAGACTCAGAGGTTTTGGCAGAGCTTGAGTTAGCCCTCAACGATCCCATTGAGCCCGTGCGAGCTTATTCAGCTTGCGCTATTGGGCTTTTAGGGACACAAGAGATTCTACCCAAACTTGACGTATATTTCTTATCAGAGGAGTCTTTAGACACAAAAGCTGAAATTTTAGCCGCCAGATACCGATTAGGTGTTCGCAATGATTTAACCGAGCTACTAAAGTTACTTGAAGGTGCTGATGACCACCTAGTATGTGTCATTCTTAACATTCTAGGAGACTTAGTACAACGTAAAGTCCCTGTAACCCTTGCAGATGATGCGCTGCAGATTCGTCAAATTCTGACTGGGATTGCACAGTCTTTCCCTATTCACCAAGGTCATGCTGAAAAAGTTATTGCTCGATTAGAAGCAGTAGAACTCCAATTACAACTCGAATGA
- a CDS encoding NB-ARC domain-containing protein, whose translation MTIEEALVLIDTALHPESLSDLQELILRHSWEGKSYPEIGEICGYDPNYVKDAGSKLWKLLSKSLGEEISKSNFRTIIRRLAAAEGKAVQAQQGGDSENSSLPPTTHHSPLPKRDWGDAVDVPIFLGRMQEFNTLQQWIVEDKCRLIALLGMGGIGKTALSIKFAEHIQNEFEYVFWRCLRNAPPVEDMLLSLLQFLSNQQATEATLPKDTNGRISQLINYLRSSRCLLVLDNAETIMGGGNRAGQYLEGYEGYGDLFRRIGEARHQSCLLLTSREKPKEFVVLEGEMLPVRSLPIAGLPETDVREILRVKGQFSGSDNDWQLLISHYAGNPLALKIVAGGIQDLFDGNISQFVEFLKKGLFVFDDLYDLLEHQFNRLSKAEKEIMYWLAIEREPVSILELREHIISPESKQKLPETLRALGQRSLIEKTAHGFTQQPVVMDYITERLIEESHQEIVSGEIKIFHNHSLLNAQAKDYIREAQIRLIVKPLIDKLLVASNQMKLENRLKQIIEQEQQKTPPKPGYVTGNIVNILSQLKVDLTGYDFSHLTVWQAYLQDTCLQQVNFAGADLTKSVFAETLASVTSVAFSSDGELLATCDVNCEVRLWEIKDVQIRYIASLQGHTNWVHSVAFSPVSSSKPEGMIASGSEDGTVRIWDISKGECIQVLQGHTRRVWSVAFSPNPTDSPLGGIVASGGDDCTIKLWDITAGKCLKTLHEHTEGVSSVAFHPRGHLLASGSGDGTIRFWDVAGGQCLKILEGHEGGVSSVAFSPDGSLLATGSEDRTVRLWNIKEARCLKIFQGHVGLVWSVAFSPDSNLLATGCEDRTVRLWDISEGNCIRVLDGHTNRVWSVAFSPILQNGFGSILVSGSKDQTVRLWNVSNGSCLRTIRGYTNWIGWIAFSPNGKLLASANEDRTVRLWNVADGKCQVVLKGHTHQVWSVAFNPNGKIVASGSEDRTIRLWNVDESRCTHVLSGHTSRVWSVAFSSDGKTLASGGGDYTIKIWDVDSGKCRKTLNEHASLVWSVAFCPTPASALYQEGILASASGDRTIKIWDIHTGECIKTLEGHKSWVFSVAFSPDGKMLASSGADGTIRLWDISEGTCIKVLQADTKLILQIAFMPDLKKQNLPPLLVSGTDDRKILIWDISQGKCIKVIQGHNAWIWSVALSADGKILASGSQDETIKLWDTNTYENIKNLVPEKPYEGMNITDIKGLTQANIATLKSLGAVEFGREEQEKDSL comes from the coding sequence ATGACTATTGAAGAAGCATTAGTTCTTATAGATACAGCGCTGCATCCAGAGTCTTTAAGTGACTTGCAAGAGTTAATATTACGTCATTCCTGGGAAGGCAAGAGCTATCCTGAAATTGGAGAAATCTGTGGTTATGACCCTAACTATGTAAAAGACGCAGGGTCAAAGTTATGGAAATTACTTTCTAAAAGCTTGGGTGAAGAAATATCCAAAAGCAATTTCCGAACGATTATAAGACGCCTTGCTGCAGCAGAAGGAAAAGCGGTACAGGCTCAACAAGGGGGAGATAGTGAAAATTCTAGCCTCCCACCCACCACTCACCACTCACCACTCCCTAAAAGAGATTGGGGTGATGCGGTGGATGTCCCCATTTTTCTTGGGCGCATGCAGGAATTCAACACGCTTCAGCAATGGATCGTAGAAGACAAATGTCGCTTAATTGCATTGTTAGGGATGGGAGGTATCGGGAAAACAGCACTGTCTATCAAATTTGCGGAACACATTCAAAATGAGTTTGAGTATGTTTTTTGGCGGTGTCTTCGGAATGCGCCACCTGTAGAAGATATGTTGCTCAGCTTACTGCAATTTTTATCCAATCAACAGGCAACAGAAGCAACTCTACCAAAAGATACAAATGGCAGAATTTCCCAATTGATAAATTATTTACGCTCCTCGCGTTGTTTGCTCGTTTTAGATAATGCTGAAACAATTATGGGTGGAGGGAATCGCGCAGGACAGTATTTAGAAGGGTATGAGGGCTACGGTGATTTGTTCCGACGTATAGGAGAAGCTCGCCATCAAAGTTGCTTGCTGTTAACAAGTCGGGAAAAACCTAAGGAATTTGTTGTGCTCGAAGGGGAAATGCTTCCCGTTCGCTCATTACCGATCGCTGGTTTACCGGAAACAGATGTTAGAGAAATATTAAGAGTCAAAGGTCAGTTTTCTGGTTCTGATAATGACTGGCAATTGCTAATTTCTCACTATGCAGGCAATCCTCTAGCACTGAAAATAGTGGCGGGAGGAATTCAAGATTTATTTGATGGGAATATTTCTCAGTTCGTAGAATTTTTAAAGAAAGGACTGTTTGTTTTTGACGATTTGTACGATTTACTGGAGCATCAATTTAACCGCTTGTCTAAAGCAGAAAAGGAAATTATGTACTGGCTGGCAATTGAGCGAGAACCAGTTTCCATATTAGAGTTAAGAGAACATATTATTTCCCCAGAATCGAAGCAAAAATTACCGGAAACTTTAAGAGCTTTGGGTCAGCGATCGCTTATTGAAAAAACAGCGCATGGTTTTACTCAACAGCCCGTAGTTATGGATTACATTACAGAACGATTGATTGAAGAATCTCATCAAGAGATAGTCAGTGGAGAAATAAAAATTTTTCACAATCATTCGCTGTTAAATGCCCAAGCCAAAGACTATATCAGAGAAGCTCAGATTCGCCTGATCGTCAAGCCGCTGATAGACAAGCTTCTGGTTGCTAGCAATCAAATGAAATTAGAAAATCGGCTAAAGCAAATTATAGAACAAGAGCAACAAAAAACTCCACCAAAACCGGGATACGTAACAGGTAATATTGTCAATATTTTATCTCAACTAAAAGTCGATTTAACAGGTTATGATTTTTCTCATTTAACTGTATGGCAAGCTTATCTACAAGATACGTGTTTGCAACAAGTTAATTTTGCAGGAGCAGACCTGACAAAATCAGTTTTTGCAGAAACGTTAGCGAGTGTAACTTCAGTTGCTTTTAGTTCCGATGGCGAGTTGCTGGCAACATGCGATGTGAATTGTGAAGTTCGCTTGTGGGAAATTAAAGACGTTCAAATCAGATACATAGCATCTTTACAAGGGCATACAAACTGGGTACATTCTGTAGCGTTCAGTCCTGTTTCATCTAGCAAGCCTGAAGGAATGATAGCAAGTGGAAGCGAAGATGGAACTGTTCGGATTTGGGATATCAGCAAGGGTGAGTGCATCCAAGTGCTGCAAGGACACACCCGCAGGGTTTGGTCAGTAGCTTTTAGTCCAAATCCAACGGATTCTCCACTAGGAGGTATTGTTGCTAGTGGTGGTGATGACTGCACCATTAAACTCTGGGACATAACTGCAGGAAAATGTCTGAAAACTCTGCACGAACACACTGAAGGAGTGAGTTCAGTTGCTTTTCATCCTCGAGGACATTTACTTGCTAGCGGTAGTGGAGATGGTACAATTCGTTTTTGGGATGTTGCAGGGGGTCAGTGTCTGAAAATCCTGGAGGGACACGAGGGTGGCGTTAGTTCGGTTGCTTTTAGCCCTGATGGCAGTTTACTGGCAACTGGTAGTGAAGACAGAACCGTGCGGTTGTGGAATATAAAAGAAGCACGCTGTCTCAAAATTTTTCAAGGACACGTGGGTTTAGTTTGGTCAGTTGCTTTTAGCCCTGATAGCAATTTGCTGGCTACTGGTTGTGAAGACAGAACCGTGCGTTTGTGGGATATTTCTGAGGGAAATTGCATTAGGGTTTTAGATGGACATACCAATCGTGTTTGGTCTGTGGCTTTTAGTCCCATTTTGCAAAATGGGTTCGGTAGCATTTTAGTAAGTGGTAGCAAAGACCAAACTGTAAGACTGTGGAATGTCTCTAACGGTAGTTGCTTGAGAACTATACGCGGATACACTAATTGGATAGGATGGATCGCCTTTAGTCCTAATGGGAAGTTATTGGCGAGTGCAAATGAAGATCGAACAGTTAGGCTGTGGAATGTTGCTGATGGCAAATGTCAAGTAGTTCTGAAAGGACATACCCATCAAGTTTGGTCTGTGGCGTTCAATCCTAATGGAAAAATTGTAGCAAGTGGCAGTGAAGACCGTACAATCCGTCTGTGGAATGTGGATGAGAGCCGATGCACTCATGTTTTATCAGGGCATACCAGTCGTGTTTGGTCGGTTGCTTTTAGTTCGGATGGTAAAACTTTAGCAAGTGGTGGTGGGGATTATACGATTAAAATATGGGATGTGGATAGCGGTAAGTGCAGGAAAACATTAAACGAACACGCGAGTTTGGTTTGGTCAGTTGCTTTTTGTCCTACTCCTGCGAGTGCTTTATATCAAGAAGGAATATTGGCAAGTGCTAGTGGCGATCGCACAATTAAAATATGGGATATTCACACTGGCGAATGTATAAAAACTTTAGAAGGGCATAAAAGTTGGGTTTTTAGTGTTGCCTTTAGTCCTGACGGCAAAATGTTAGCTAGTTCTGGTGCTGATGGAACTATTAGGTTGTGGGATATCTCGGAAGGAACTTGTATAAAAGTTTTACAGGCAGATACCAAACTGATTTTACAGATAGCTTTTATGCCAGACCTAAAAAAGCAAAACCTTCCGCCCTTACTAGTAAGCGGTACTGACGATCGCAAAATCCTAATTTGGGATATTTCCCAGGGCAAATGTATTAAAGTTATACAAGGGCATAACGCTTGGATTTGGTCAGTTGCACTTAGCGCGGATGGTAAAATTTTAGCAAGTGGCAGTCAGGATGAAACTATTAAGTTATGGGATACGAACACCTATGAAAATATTAAAAATCTCGTGCCGGAAAAACCCTACGAAGGAATGAATATTACCGATATTAAGGGTTTAACCCAAGCAAATATTGCTACTTTAAAATCTTTGGGTGCAGTAGAATTTGGGAGGGAGGAACAAGAGAAAGATTCATTATAA
- a CDS encoding NB-ARC domain-containing protein, giving the protein MNIEEALILLDNLLKPKSLNSIQEMVFRHAWEGMGYQEMARHCGYDANYLKDVGSKLWKLLSQTLEQEVTKSNFRAVLGRYTRSLSTQPSLQSPQTQLEHAIVSSQRTSEAISHQNDKVASDRESTHSNLAVCEQAIAHPRVDWGEAVDVVVFYGRNEELTEFQKWIFDEECRLVALLGMGGLGKTALSVKLAEQLQERFDRIIWRSLRNAPTIDEILVDLIQFLSQSQETEVTLAEDTDGKILRLLEYLRSSRCLLVLDNVETILCGGDSLDETDTIRVGNYLPGYEGYGKLFKQVGEVRHKSCLLITSREKPKEFGALEGNGFPVRSWQLTGLQAAEARKVVQLKGGFVGSDEDWETVIKYYAGNPLALKIVSAAIQEIFDGDISQFVEFLKKGLFVFDDLYDLLEHQFNRLSKAEKEIMYWLAIEREPVSLSELQKNIISPLAKQKLPETLRALGQRSLIDKQGIFFTQKPDLMELVTQKFIEHIFEEITNIQFSVLHSHFLVKDRAKDQIKEWQTRWILAPLTKKLIERLGSEANLENRLKDILENLKETQSLELSYAEENIIHILRYLNENLEDI; this is encoded by the coding sequence ATGAACATTGAAGAAGCTCTTATACTTTTAGATAATTTACTCAAACCAAAAAGCTTAAATTCCATTCAAGAAATGGTGTTTCGTCACGCTTGGGAAGGAATGGGCTATCAAGAGATGGCGCGTCATTGCGGTTATGATGCAAACTATTTAAAGGATGTCGGTTCTAAATTGTGGAAATTACTTTCTCAAACACTGGAACAGGAAGTAACAAAAAGTAATTTTCGTGCTGTTTTAGGAAGATACACGCGCAGTCTTTCCACGCAACCGTCTTTACAATCTCCTCAAACTCAGTTAGAGCATGCGATTGTTTCTTCTCAACGCACTTCTGAAGCAATTTCTCATCAAAATGATAAAGTGGCTTCAGATCGAGAAAGTACTCACTCAAATTTAGCAGTTTGCGAACAAGCGATCGCACATCCACGTGTCGATTGGGGAGAAGCTGTTGATGTTGTCGTTTTCTACGGACGGAATGAAGAGCTTACAGAGTTTCAAAAATGGATTTTTGATGAAGAGTGTCGGCTCGTCGCATTATTAGGTATGGGAGGACTTGGTAAGACAGCGCTATCGGTGAAGTTAGCAGAACAGCTTCAAGAACGCTTCGATCGCATTATCTGGCGTTCTTTACGCAATGCTCCCACCATTGATGAAATTCTTGTTGATTTAATTCAGTTCCTTTCTCAATCTCAAGAAACTGAGGTGACTTTAGCAGAAGATACTGATGGTAAAATTCTACGCTTGTTAGAGTACTTGCGTTCTTCACGCTGCTTGCTAGTTCTTGATAATGTAGAAACAATTTTATGTGGAGGAGATTCACTGGATGAAACTGACACCATACGTGTTGGTAACTATTTACCTGGATATGAAGGTTATGGAAAACTTTTTAAACAAGTTGGGGAAGTCCGACACAAAAGTTGCTTGTTAATAACGAGTAGGGAAAAACCAAAAGAGTTTGGTGCTTTAGAAGGGAATGGTTTTCCAGTTCGTTCTTGGCAATTAACAGGATTACAAGCAGCAGAAGCACGAAAAGTTGTTCAACTGAAAGGTGGTTTTGTAGGTTCAGACGAAGATTGGGAAACTGTTATTAAATATTATGCGGGGAATCCCCTAGCATTGAAAATAGTGTCTGCGGCTATTCAAGAAATATTTGATGGAGATATTTCTCAGTTCGTAGAATTTTTAAAGAAAGGACTGTTTGTTTTTGACGATTTGTACGATTTACTGGAGCATCAATTTAACCGCTTGTCTAAAGCAGAAAAGGAAATTATGTACTGGTTGGCAATTGAGCGAGAACCAGTTTCCTTATCTGAACTACAGAAAAATATTATATCACCGCTTGCCAAACAGAAATTACCGGAGACTTTAAGAGCTTTGGGACAGCGATCGCTTATTGACAAGCAAGGGATATTTTTCACTCAAAAACCGGATTTAATGGAGTTAGTCACTCAGAAATTTATTGAACATATCTTTGAAGAAATTACCAACATTCAATTTTCTGTTTTGCACAGTCATTTTTTGGTTAAAGACCGGGCAAAAGACCAGATTAAAGAATGGCAAACACGATGGATATTAGCACCACTTACAAAGAAATTAATCGAACGGCTAGGTAGTGAAGCTAATTTAGAAAATCGACTCAAAGATATTTTGGAAAATCTCAAAGAAACTCAGAGTTTGGAATTGAGTTATGCAGAAGAAAATATTATCCACATACTTCGTTATTTAAATGAGAATTTAGAGGATATCTGA